The genomic DNA taGAACTGATCAGGAGAGtgatgatgtcacttcctgtataatataaTTGATAtcgggagagcggtgatgtcacttcctgtattatatagctgatatctggagagcggtgatgtcacttcctgtataataGAACTGATCAGGAGAGtgatgatgtcacttcctgtataatataaTGGATAtcgggagagcggtgatgtcacttcctctATAATatgactgatatctgcagagtggtgatgtcacttcctCTATAATatgactgatatctgcagagcggtgatgtcacttcctgtataatatacctgatatctgcagagcggtgatgtcacttcctgtataatatgactgatatctgcagagcggtgatgtcacttcctgtataatatgactgatatctgcagagtggtgatgtcacttcctgtataatgactgatatctgggtagcagtgatgtcacttcctgtataataactaatgtctggagagcggtgatgtcacttcctgtataatataactgatatctgcagagcgatgatgtcacttcctgtacaATATGACTGATATCTgggtagcggtgatgtcacttcctgtatggGCGCTCAGCTCTTACCTTTACATGCAGGGTCAGCGTGTGCCAGGCTCTCGCCCGCACTCCTGACAGCCCCTTATGCAGCACAATCTTCCCTTCTGATAAAGGAAATCACAAGTATTAGAAGAGTTGTTCATTATGTAATAAGTCTTGCAGTCTCTGGGGGGTGAGGACTTACGCAGATCTCCTGTGACTTTGTAAGTGCCGTCCGCAGACACCCAGAAATAGATCCCTTTGGCCAGGTATGCGGGCGAGCCCCCCTGGTCCACCCTGGCGGCAATGAAGACGCTGCCTGTGCCCGGGGTCTCGATGTAGACGTCACAGGTTATGGTAAGATTAGACCTGTGCAGAGAATGGAGTTCAGCACCATCAATCTCATGCAGGTTACAATGTTTACATGGCTGCTTGCTTTCAGTGAATAGACCCTACAGATCCACCCCGAGCTCAGTGCAGCTCGTACAGGGGCGGAGCTGTCACAATTGTATCTGGTCTGGACGAGCCTCTGAGCCAATCACATCAGCAGCACGCTGCCCCCGCTGGAGACTTCGCTACAGTGTATCGGTGCAAGGAAAGCAGACGTAGTGACCTCACCAGGAGTAGTCTCCGATTACGCTGATGGCCTGATAGGGGTCAGATGACCAAGTGATCGGCCGCTGAGTCAGGACCTGGCGGAAAGTGAAGACGTGATCTCCGGGGTCCGAAGTGTTTGTGAAATACTCAAATACACCGGACTGATCGGCGAAGTATGGAGCTTCACTGAACGGAGGATTACCTGGACGTGGGGGTACACAACGGGAAAGAGACGTTAGATATCCCCTCCGGATCGTAGAATCCACAGTGATCTAAGGAGAGCGCTGATAATAAATGCCCTCCCGCGTAATGTATATAACAGGCGATACGTGACCGCGAGATGCCACGTTTTACAGCTGCTCCACGAGGACACCAACTCCTCCAGAACCGCCAGGATTGGAAAGACTCACGGACATTGAAGTCGTCCTTGTATTTCCTAGGGAAAGGCTGAGACTCCGGGGGGCCGGGATAAGACCCCTTCTGCCCCGTGGTCAGCGTCGTCAACGTGTAAACCTCGTCCACCTCAAGCTCGAGAGTAAAGGACCCTCCTGTAACCTGAAGAAGACGAAGTCAGCCATTActgataaccatgtgaccagtgccCACTCTTCTGCACAGCACCCCTCCCCCGCTCCATGTATTACCGGTATGGCGGACTTCTTGGTGAACAGGGCGGGTTTGCCGGAGCACAGCTTCGAATACCAGACCTGCAGCGACGTCAGACCGTTCTACAGAACCAATAATGACGTCATCAGGGTCCACCATTATACACTACATCAATGCTCTGATACTCACAAAGGAGCCGTCCAGCTGGAAGGTGGCGTTCTGCGCAGAGACGTTGAATTTGGGCAGAAAAGGCCGGATACAGACGGAGTGGTCATGAGTCTGCGGGCATAACAGAGGAGAGGATTACACTCATTCTGGTAactcagacttaggctatgtgcgcacgttgcgtaaattcatgcagttacgctgcgctttgcagcgcagcgtaactgcatgcgtcctgcgtcccctgcacagtctatggagattgtgcaggggccgtgcgcacgtggcgtctcagagcgcagcgcttcggctactgccgaagcgctgcgcaaaaagaagtgacatgtcacttctttcctgcgctttgccggcagctcctgctctgtctatggcaggagctgcaggcagagcgcatggaatcggcgctcactacggacatttctgcagcgatctaaagcgcacatgtgctcttcagatcgctgcagaaatttctgcaggctagtacgcaacgtgcgcacatagccttaaaaggatctgctgcagctcctcatacaagcagaggggagaggagggggatgcagctgcagctcctCATACAAGCAGacaggagaggagggggatgcagctgcagctcctCATACAAGCAGacaggagaggagggggatgcagctgcagctcctCATACAAGCAGACAGGAGAGGAGGGGGATGGAGCTACAGCTCCTCATACaagcagagaggagaggagggggatgcagctcctcatacaagcagaggggagaggagggggatggagCTACAGCTCTTCATACACGCAGAGGGGAGAGGAAGGGGATGCAGCTACAGCTCCTCATACAagcagaggggagaggaggggggatgcagctgcagctcctcatacaagcagaggggagaggagggggatggagCTACAGCTCTTCATacacgcagaggggagaggagggggatgcagctgcagctcctCATACAAGCAGacaggagaggagggggatgcagctgcagctcctCATACAAGCAgacgggagaggagggggatgcagctgcagctcctcatacaagcagaggggagaggagggggatgcagctcctCATACAAGCAgacgggagaggagggggatgcagttgCAGCTCCTCATACAAGCAgacgggagaggagggggatgcagctgcagctcctcatacaagcagaggggagaggagggggatgcagctcctCATACAAGCAgacgggagaggagggggatgcagctgcagctcctcatacaagcagaggggagaggagggggatgcagctgcagctcctCATACAAGCAgacgggagaggagggggatgcagctgcagctcctcatacaagcagaggggagaggagggggatgcagctcctCATACAAGCAGAGGGGAGAGgatggggatgcagctgcagctcctcatacaagcagaggggagaggagggggatgcagctgcagctcctCATACAAGCAAAggtgagaggagggggatgcagctccaGGTCCTCATAcaaggggagaggagggggatggagCTACAGCTCTTCATacacgcagaggggagaggagggggatgcagctccaGCTCCTCATACAagcagaggggagaggaggggggatgcagctgcagctcctCGTACAagcagaggggagaggaggggggatgcagctgcagctcctcatacacgcagaggggagaggagggggatgcagccgcACCTCCTCATacacgcagaggggagaggagggggatgaagctgCACCTTGTCATACAagcagaggggagaggagggggatgcagctgcagctcctcatacacagagaggagaggaggggtGTCCATTTTTCTCAACAGCACTAAGTGCTCTAACCACTGAACATCTCCTTACCATGGTCTCGATAACAATGGTGATGTTCCCTTTCCGGTCAGTCAGGGCCACGTAACTCCCACCCTTCTCCAAGTGACCGACCGTCCGCAGGTAATACCACCCCGGCTGGGTGAACTGAGTGGTGTGAGCTAGGAAAGAGCAGACCCGTGACTGTGGCTTCCAGCTGATACCGTGCAGCAAATGCTAACCTTGTGCAATGATTGCTTACACTGATACGCTGTAACAAACACTCAGCTGGGTGAACATTTGCACATCTAAATTAAAACCATTGCTAATTTTTTTAATAAACGAGTGCTAGATAAAATTcctttgctccctgttatcagggaTTTCAGGCTCGAGCCCCGGAAGTGTTACCCGTAATCCAGATGGGAGAGGACACCACGTAGTTTCCGCTCCAAGGCTCCTTAGCCGTCATCAGTCCTTCCAGACCAAACGGCAGCTGCTCATAGTAACTGGCCACGAGGTTCCACGAGATCGTCCTGGAAGAAGGGACCACAGGAGGGAGAAATGTGTTACTGACAGGACACCAATACAGGGGGGCAGGACACCAATACAGGGGGGCAGGACACCAATACAGGGGGGCAGGACACCAATACAGGGGGGCAGGACACCAACACAGGGGGGCAGGACACCAACACAGGGGGGCAGGACACCAACACAGGGGGGCAGGACACCAACACAGGGGGGCAGGACACCAACACAGGGGGGCAGGACACCAACACAGGGGGGCAGGACACCAACACAGGGGGGCAGGACACCAACACAGGGGGGCAGGACACCAACACAGGGGGGCAGGACACCAACACAGGGGGCAGGACACCAACACAGGGGGGGCAGGACACCAACACAGGGGGGCAGGACACCAACACAGGGGGGCAGGACACCAACACAGGGGGGCAGGACACCAACACAGGGGGCAGGACACCAACACAGGGGGGCAGGACACCAACACAGGGGGGCAGGACACCAACACAGGGGGGCAGGACACCAACACAGGGGGGCAGGACACCAACACAGGGGGGCAGGACACCAACACAGGGGGGCAGGACACCAATACAGGGGGGCAGGACACCAATACAGGGGGGCAGGACACCAATACAGGGGGGCAGGACACCAATACAGGGGGGCAGGACACCAATACAGGGGGGCAGGACACCAATACAGGGGGGCAGGACACCAACACAGGGGGCAGGCGTCCCCCAGGGCATCCCATAAGGGGGCGATCCTGGCCATGCACTCACGAGGTCATGTTCCCATTCACGTAGTTCTGGTTGAGGATTCGCGCCCAGCAGCCACCGCCAACCTCGTCATTAAATGTGCTGTAATCCTCCGAAGACCAAAGCTTCTTCCCTGTAGATACGGCGTCATCCACAGTCAGAGTCCCGGGGTAGTGAGCGCTGGAAGAGAGCGCGGAGAATGACCGAACCGCAGAGACAGAGCAGCGGTGACACCATACAGAACGCcatcatgtacacagtgactgcaccagcagaatagtgagtgcagctctggagcctaacacaggaggtaactcaggatcagtaatgtatgtacacagtgactgcaccagcagaatagtgagtgcagctctggagtataaaacaggaggtaactcaggatcagtactgtaatgtatgtacacagtgactgcaccagcagaatagtgagtgcagctctggagcctaacacaggaggtaactcaggatcagtaatgtaatgtatgtatacagtgactgcaccagcagaatagtgagtgcagctctggagtataatacaggaggtaactcaggatcagtactgtaatgtatgtacacagtgactgcaccagcagaatagtgagtgcagctctggagtataatacaggatcagtaatgtaatgtatgtacacagtgactgcaccagcagaatagtgagtgcagctctggagtataatacaggaggtaactcaggatcagtaatgtatgtacacagtgactgcaccagcagaatagtgagtgcagctctggagtataatacaggaggtaactcaggatcagtaatgtaatgtttgtATATACAGGGACTGCACAATCATGAATGTGAATCTGTCCTTACAGTCCGGGCTCGGTCTACACATGGGGTCTAGTAGGACGTTGCGGTCTCCTACCCTATCACATCCACCGCCCTCAGGAGCTCGGCGTCCAGCAGCATCTGGATGGAGATGGGCTGCCACAGATTATCGCTGGCTATGATCCGCACCCGCTCCAGGCCGCTCTTATCCAGGGTGTAGCGCAGCAACTTGTAGAAGAAAGGGATAGGCAGAAAGAGAAGGGAAAAGTGCAGATCACCAGCTATCCTCCAAAGAGACCACCCCAGGAGAGACCTGCACCCCGCAGAGGCAGCAGAGTACGGGAAGAGCTGCGGTGTATGAGCCGTGTATAAGGACGTGTTCACACATCGCACAATTGCAGCGTGTTACTGAGTATTCTAGGCAGAGTTTTACAGCACCAACAAAATCCATGACATTTCTGTCGTCTCATGCACgtttcatttttttttacctttttaatcaATGCGTTTTCCAAATTTGTAATAATTCAAGTCTATGAGGGTCCCAAACAAAGGACTTAAAAATACCatgaaaaacacaacaaaaaagtatgaaaaatgtgCAGGATATACGCAGTGGTGTGAAAATAAAGCTGCAAAAACGTCGTTGTGTGAACTAGTAAGCACCTCTGCCAGCAGCCAGTacaggagacagggagaggggagatgaagctgcaggagGCAAAGGGTGGGACAGAAAGTGCAGCATTTGTGGCATCACAGTACTAAATGTACCCGACTGGAGACTGACAGGATAAAGAATGGATCACTGACAGCAAAAATGCAGAGGACTaagcaaacagaaaaaaaacaaaacaggcacATCCATGACCTGAAGAGCTAACAATCTGTCAGAGCAGGTACTGCATTGATTGAGAGATGTCATATTtcagtcccctccagagctgcaatcactattctgcctcATATCCCAGCCATCTAGAGTCACAGTTCTGTGGTTTCCGGTCTCCATTCGCTGACTGTCCCTGGGTGAGACACCGGATGCGATAACCTCGCTGCTGCCGTGTGGTAGAGGACGTGTAATTTACATTATATTGCTGAGTGTCGGCTGAGGGCCAGCCCCTTCCTATAGGCCCAGgcctgtcccctccatacagaGCAGGCCCGACAGGGTCCGTACAGCAGAGGAGAATGGCAGTCCTATGTAAAAGTCACTTACCCTATAATCTGCACAGCTTCGTTTAGATAAGGATCAACTACCATGTCCTTTGCAACCGCCCAGTCTCCATCCGCAGCGATGATACTGACGTGGTTTAACCCCAGCCTGTCCAGGCTGCGCCGGAGAACCTCAGGGACAAAGCGGACATGTCAGCCGTTACCAAAAAGGCAGCACAAGCTCCTACACCTCATCCTACAAGTCTACAGCGAGCAGCTCCGGCCAAGCATGCACGAGGCAGTACAAAGGGGTATGGCTCATTAAAATCCACATAATCCAGCATCCTACTGACTGCCGGCAGCGGTGCCAGACCCGAAATCCCAGACCACGGGACCTCAAGTGTTTGCAATCATCTGTCCACCTAAAGGGCCACTGCTGCACAAATATGGCCGCCCTGGCATTGAGACCAAGGACCCTACGTGTCATTATCTCGCAGCCTGCTAATCCAGCGAGGGGCTTCAGATCTACGGCTCGTCCCCAGCGGGAGGTGCGGCTCGTCCCCAGCGGGAGGTGCGGCTCGTCCCCAGCGGGAGGTGCGGCTCGTCCCCAGCGGGAGGTGCGGCTCGTCCCCAGCGGGAGGTGCGGCTCGTCCCCAGCGGGAGGTGCGGCTCGTCCCCAGCGGGAGGTGCGGCTCGTCCCCAGCGGGAGGTGCGGCTCGTCCCCAGCGGGAGGTGCGGCTCGTCCCCAGCGGGAGGTGCGGCTCGTCCCCAGCGGGAGGTGCGGCTCGTCCCCAGCGGGAGGTGCGGCTCGTCCTCAGCGGGAGGTGCGGCTCGTCCCCAGCGGGAGGTGCAGCTCGGGGGTCAAATGTCACATCGGGGCAGTAATGACCAGGACAATGGCGTCACTGCAGCAAGTGGTTTGATAAGAGTCACTCCTGACATGACATTCTGATTGTCAGCTCTTCAGGTTAGGAAGTCTGGTTATTGGAGGTTTGTGAAAGATAATACAGTAAACAACATCACAAAAGTATCAAAAAAGACAGTGGCAGCGACACCCAAGGCCGGACCCTACCTTTATATAGGTGGCATCGTAGGCGCGCTCATTCCAGATCTGAGGATAAGAGGGAGAAAAGAGTAAGAACAATGTCCAAGTAACAACACTGAGGGTTTGCTTCAATGTATCGGTTCAAGAACTGCATCAGATCTGTCTCCTGCACAATTGTAAGAAACCCTCTGCACGGGTCAGCTGTGTATAAGGGGCAATGATATGCAGGTATGGAGATACGGTGGTGCCCGGTGAGGAACAAGCAGTGAATGTGAATGCTCCGTACAGGACAAGAGCTGGTCTGCGGGGGCTGCGCTCGCTCGCTGTCTGCGGGGGCTGCGCTCGCTCGCTGTCTGCGGGGGCTGCGCTCGCTGTCTGCGGGGGCTGCGCTCGCTGTCTGCGGGGGCTGCGCTCGCTAGCTGTCTGCGGGGGCTGCGCTCGCTAGCTGTCTGCGGGGGCTGCGCTCGCTAGCTGTCTGCGGGGGCTGCGCTCGCTAGCTGTCTGCGGGGGCTGCGCTCGCTAGCTGTCTGCGGGGGCTGCGCTCGCTAGCTGTCTGCGGGGGCTGCGCTTGCTAGCCGTCTGCGGGGGCTGCGCTTGCTAGCCGTCTGCGGGGGCTGCGCTCGCTAGCTGTCTGCGGGGGCTGCGCTCGCTAGCTGTCTGCGGGGGCTGCGCTCGCTCGCTGTCTGCGGGGGCTGCGCTCGCTGTCTGCCGGGAAGGACACATGTCCTGCCATGTAGGTGAAATTCATTTATTACAAGATTATTAGAACACAAGCTGGTGTCCAGCCGCAGCCCAGAGCGAGGAGAGTATACGGAGCCGCTGTATTGTGGGGTATACAGCCGGTTTGGTGGTAAGAATTAAACTTGTCACACGTGATGATCAGGTTTTTCCTCTCGTACTGCTACAATATCGCTCTGGGTTAATTAGTTGGTATTTAACCCTAGaaggcatacctggggcctcgcagcctgctgggttacttgttttctattgtagatttctatggttgcgcgttctagggttaacacgaGATATAAAAATGACATTACATGGGATTGTTACTTTACTTTGCAGATACAAATCGTATCTTGCATCCTGTTAGTTGTAATTAATCTTCTGGCCAGTGGAGGGCGCTGATTGGGATATAACAGAATGGCTTCTTTCCGTTGTTTGCACTGTACGGTCTCCACATACAGAGGATTGCTCCTCTTTAGCACTCCAGGTTTCTTCAGTTTGTCTTGGTAATTCTGGGAGGTTCTGGAGGCGCTGGGCTTCAGAGGTGTGTTCTGATGTTGGATCCTTCATCTGTTCTGGCGCTTGTGCAGTTCTGTATCTTGTCTGCGGCAGCAGCAGGTCATCCATATATCACCCCATATATCACGCCTGTAGCGGGGTAGGGGTCCCCCAagtcgacaaagaggcagtgacccaaaatagtccaatccaaacagctttattgtcctcgctgtacaggtaaagtcatccggaacacagccgggttactcacagtccatacgggtccccgtcacacaggcaccccttgccgtaggagacagtCTTACTataccccgttcggctgttccaggagggtccacagacttataatcggtccacacaggcctgaactctcttcagtttcttgctctgcagcttacaaaagcaactctgccccacccaggcctttacaagaaGCTTTTAaaagagaactgtggccatgagccacctgcataacccggcctggaggtcactggactgaccactatgtagggctctaatatgtttctgtacgcattctgggagatacgtaccgtccgtcacatatcaatggacccactatctctcacatacccccccctccgttcaaacccgaggggatgaacgaacgcccccaaacaggccgcccaagacagggcatcggcattgccctgggatgaaccggcccgatgttctaccgtaaaacaaattctgaagggacaggaaccagcgggtgacccgggcattccgttccttcgcatttctcatccagacgaggggcgcgtggttAGTCACCAACCGAAACTGtagcccgagcaaataatagcgcagggactccaaggcccatttaatagccaagcactccttctccactacgctataattcttttccgCCGGGGTAAGCTTCCGGCTCAgataggtaaccggatgctcagttccgttcacctcttacgagagtacggcccccagacccacctcggaggcatctgtttgcacaaggaaggtgttaccgaaatcggggctaatgaggaccggttgaccacacaaggcagtcttcatggactgaaacacTTCCTCAGCCTgcggggtccagcgtaccatagccgccttcttacccttcaacagctcggtcaaagccgctgttctcccggcaaagtctggtataaaccgccggtaataccagaTAATGCCGAGGAACgccctcacctgtttagtggacactggtctaggccacttttggatggcctctattttatttacttgaggcttgatcaccccgcggccaataacgtaccccaaatagcgggcttcctcctgaccgattgcacattttttggggTTTGCGGTCaaccctgccgcccgcagggagttaaagccggcctggacctgggacaatcggtactgaagatgatgatgtcatctagataggcggatgcgcacttctgatggggttccaacactatgtccatcagtctttggaaagtagccggggctccatgtaaaccgaaaggcaagacaacatagtagtagagcccctctggtgtaatataggccgttttttccttggctgactgtcagcggcacctgccaatagcctttggtaaggtcaagcgtcgtgaaatattgagcctttcccaaccgttcaataagttcgtccacccagggcatagggtaaaggtcgaacttggaaacctcattcaatctcctaaaatcattgcagaaacgtagcgacccatcgggttttggaatcagcacaatgggactagcccagtcactctttgactcCTTGATCACCCCTagagtaagcatctgtttcacctctgctgcaatggcttgtctccNNNNNNNNNNNNNNNNNNNNNNNNNNNNNNNNNNNNNNNNNNNNNNNNNNNNNNNNNNNNNNNNNNNNNNNNNNNNNNNNNNNNNNNNNNNNNNNNNNNNNNNNNNNNNNNNNNNNNNNNNNNNNNNNNNNNNNNNNNNNNNNNNNNNNNNNNNNNNNNNNNNNNNNNNNNNNNNNNNNNNNNNNNNNNNNNNNNNNNNNgttactcacagtccatacgggtccccgtcacacaggcaccccttgccgtaggagacggtcttactataccccgttcggctgttccaggagggtccacagacttataatcggTCCACACAGGCCTGGAGCTttcccaggcttcctgctctgcagcttacagaggcaGACTCTGCCCcctcccaggcctttacaaagagcttttaaacgagaaccGTGGCcacgagccacctgcataacccggcctggaggttactggactgacctctatgtagggctctaatatgtttctgtacgcattctgggagatacgtaccgtccgtcacatatcacaccccatatatacacaccatatatcCACACCACATATCACCCGGCccatatacacacaccacatatcaccccatgtacacacaccacatatcacccccatatacacacaccacatatcacccccatatacacacacaccacatatcacCCGCCCATATATTACACCATATAtcaccccatatacacacacacaccacatatcaccccatatacacacacacaccacatatcaccccatatacacacacacaccacatatcaccccatatacacacacacaccacatatcaccccatatacacacacacaccacatatcaccccatatacacacaccacatatcaccccatatacacacacccacatatcaccccatatacacacaccacatatcaccccatatacacacaccacatatcaccccatatacacacacaccacatatcacCCGGCCCATATATTACACCACATATcaccccttatacacacacacaccacatatcaccccatatacacacacacaccacatatcaccccatatacacacacacaccacatatcaccccatatacacacacacaccacatatcaccccatatacacacaccacatatcaccccatatacacacaccacatatcaccccatatacacacaccacatatcacccccatatacacacaccacatatcaccccatatacacacaccacatatcaccccatatacacacaccaccatatcaccccatatacacacacaccacatatcacCCGGCCCATATATTACACCATATAtcaccccatatacacacacacaccacatatcaccccatatacacacacacaccacatatcaccccatatacacacacacaccacatatcaccccatatacacacacacaccacatatcaccccatatacacacacacacaccacatatcaccccatatacacacacacaccacatatcaccccatatacacacacacacaccacatatcaccccatatacacacacacacaccacatatcaccccatatacacacacacacacaccacatatcaccccatatacacacacacacaccacatatcaccccatatacacacacacaccacatatcaccccatatacacacacacacaccacatatcaccccatatacacacacacacaccacatatcaccccatatacacacacacaccacatatcaccccatatacacacacacaccacatatcaccccatatacacacacacaccacatatcacccccatatacacacacacaccacatatcaccccatatacacacacacacaccacatatcaccccatatacacacacacacacaccacatatcacccccatatacacacacacacaccacatatcaccccatatacacacacacacacaccacatatcaccccatataccacacacacacaccacatatcaccccatatacacacacacccacatatcaccccatatacacacacaccacatatcaccccatatacacacacaccacatatcaccccatatacacaca from Anomaloglossus baeobatrachus isolate aAnoBae1 chromosome 12, aAnoBae1.hap1, whole genome shotgun sequence includes the following:
- the GALC gene encoding galactocerebrosidase isoform X2, with product MWLLCAALCVLGVRAVYELSDRGGLGREFDGIGAVSGGGATSRLLVSYPEPYRSQVLDYLFKPNFGASLHIFKVEIGGDAQTTDGTEPSHMHYPDDQNYFRGYEWWLMKEAKKRNPAIQLVGLPWAFPGWIGNGKNWPYDFPDVTAYYVVSWIIGAKQYHDLDIDYVGIWNERAYDATYIKVLRRSLDRLGLNHVSIIAADGDWAVAKDMVVDPYLNEAVQIIGAHYPGTLTVDDAVSTGKKLWSSEDYSTFNDEVGGGCWARILNQNYVNGNMTSTISWNLVASYYEQLPFGLEGLMTAKEPWSGNYVVSSPIWITAHTTQFTQPGWYYLRTVGHLEKGGSYVALTDRKGNITIVIETMTHDHSVCIRPFLPKFNVSAQNATFQLDGSFNGLTSLQVWYSKLCSGKPALFTKKSAIPVTGGSFTLELEVDEVYTLTTLTTGQKGSYPGPPESQPFPRKYKDDFNVRNPPFSEAPYFADQSGVFEYFTNTSDPGDHVFTFRQVLTQRPITWSSDPYQAISVIGDYSWSNLTITCDVYIETPGTGSVFIAARVDQGGSPAYLAKGIYFWVSADGTYKVTGDLQGKIVLHKGLSGVRARAWHTLTLHVKGFSASGLLNGNPLWADVLTLGPVHGWAAIGTGAFEFAQFDNFMVEAELADT
- the GALC gene encoding galactocerebrosidase isoform X1, producing MWLLCAALCVLGVRAVYELSDRGGLGREFDGIGAVSGGGATSRLLVSYPEPYRSQVLDYLFKPNFGASLHIFKVEIGGDAQTTDGTEPSHMHYPDDQNYFRGYEWWLMKEAKKRNPAIQLVGLPWAFPGWIGNGKNWPYDFPDVTAYYVVSWIIGAKQYHDLDIDYVGIWNERAYDATYIKLLRYTLDKSGLERVRIIASDNLWQPISIQMLLDAELLRAVDVIGAHYPGTLTVDDAVSTGKKLWSSEDYSTFNDEVGGGCWARILNQNYVNGNMTSTISWNLVASYYEQLPFGLEGLMTAKEPWSGNYVVSSPIWITAHTTQFTQPGWYYLRTVGHLEKGGSYVALTDRKGNITIVIETMTHDHSVCIRPFLPKFNVSAQNATFQLDGSFNGLTSLQVWYSKLCSGKPALFTKKSAIPVTGGSFTLELEVDEVYTLTTLTTGQKGSYPGPPESQPFPRKYKDDFNVRNPPFSEAPYFADQSGVFEYFTNTSDPGDHVFTFRQVLTQRPITWSSDPYQAISVIGDYSWSNLTITCDVYIETPGTGSVFIAARVDQGGSPAYLAKGIYFWVSADGTYKVTGDLQGKIVLHKGLSGVRARAWHTLTLHVKGFSASGLLNGNPLWADVLTLGPVHGWAAIGTGAFEFAQFDNFMVEAELADT
- the GALC gene encoding galactocerebrosidase isoform X3; translation: MWLLCAALCVLGVRAVYELSDRGGLGREFDGIGAVSGGGATSRLLVSYPEPYRSQVLDYLFKPNFGASLHIFKVEIGGDAQTTDGTEPSHMHYPDDQNYFRGYEWWLMKEAKKRNPAIQLVGLPWAFPGWIGNGKNWPYDFPDVTAYYVVSWIIGAKQYHDLDIDYVGIWNERAYDATYIKLLRYTLDKSGLERVRIIASDNLWQPISIQMLLDAELLRAVDVIGAHYPGTLTVDDAVSTGKKLWSSEDYSTFNDEVGGGCWARILNQNYVNGNMTSTISWNLVASYYEQLPFGLEGLMTAKEPWSGNYVVSSPIWITAHTTQFTQPGWYYLRTVGHLEKGGSYVALTDRKGNITIVIETMTHDHSVCIRPFLPKFNVSAQNATFQLDGSFVWYSKLCSGKPALFTKKSAIPVTGGSFTLELEVDEVYTLTTLTTGQKGSYPGPPESQPFPRKYKDDFNVRNPPFSEAPYFADQSGVFEYFTNTSDPGDHVFTFRQVLTQRPITWSSDPYQAISVIGDYSWSNLTITCDVYIETPGTGSVFIAARVDQGGSPAYLAKGIYFWVSADGTYKVTGDLQGKIVLHKGLSGVRARAWHTLTLHVKGFSASGLLNGNPLWADVLTLGPVHGWAAIGTGAFEFAQFDNFMVEAELADT